One genomic region from Ptychodera flava strain L36383 chromosome 14, AS_Pfla_20210202, whole genome shotgun sequence encodes:
- the LOC139149619 gene encoding photoreceptor outer segment membrane glycoprotein 2-like, translating into MPFLAIEISEVNRGKLGTVLWIFNWISAGCGVFIAAMGIYFKISVESKMALIEHYNSNVLPLMLAIVGCLSVVLFLAGGKICHSSGQTHSRDKFKGFLQPYICVTLVLAILILAGGSMCFDHRRHLHHSFHRGIRSAMERYKDNTTFKTEIDELQMDFRCCGNNDYRDWFDIQWISNAYLNLQNQDVKEKMKNGHYLNDDVPFSCCDPRAKRPCIHHHITDNNQHYNYDFNVAMTIYQRGCKAALTDYFSVRLENMGGIIMLIFVAQLIVLIGVRYLQTSIYNASVSGDPTMSTPGWLMGDCPLNCGRIPKSVRDKGLKDTESKKTDVESGQDKVSGQGKVSSEPAAQTAEEPIYEEPPAEP; encoded by the exons ATGCCGTTTCTAGCGATTGAAATCAGCGAGGTTAACAGAGGGAAACTCGGAACCGTTTTGTGGATTTTCAACTGGATATCGGCGGGATGTGGCGTTTTCATCGCCGCAATGGGCATTTACTTCAAAATCAGTGTAGAGTCGAAGATGGCCCTCATCGAGCACTACAACTCCAACGTGCTGCCCCTGATGCTTGCCATCGTCGGCTGCCTCAGCGTCGTTCTCTTTCTAGCAGGAGGCAAGATCTGCCACAGTAGCGGACAGACCCACTCCAGGGACAAATTTAAAGGTTTCCTGCAGCCTTACATCTGCGTAACCCTCGTCCTGGCGATTTTGATTCTCGCCGGGGGCAGCATGTGTTTCGACCACCGGCGCCATCTGCACCACTCGTTCCACAGAGGAATCCGGTCTGCCATGGAGCGGTACAAGGACAACACCACCTTCAAGACGGAGATCGATGAGCTGCAGATGGACTTTCGTTGCTGTGGAAACAACGACTATCGCGACTGGTTTGATATTCAGTGGATCAGCAACGCGTACCTGAACTTGCAAAACCAAGACGTCAAGGA GAAGATGAAGAACGGCCATTACCTAAACGACGATGTTCCGTTCAGCTGCTGCGACCCTCGGGCTAAGAGACCGTGCATTCACCACCACATCACGGACAACAACCAACACTACAACTATGATTTCAACGTCGCCATGACGATCTATCAACGTGGATGTAAAGCGGCACTGACAGACTACTTCAGCGTGAGATTGGAAAATATGGGCGGTATAATTATGCTGATATTTGTGGCGCAG TTGATCGTGCTGATTGGGGTTCGCTACTTGCAGACTTCCATCTATAACGCAAGCGTGTCAGGCGACCCGACGATGTCGACTCCGGGTTGGCTCATGGGAGATTGCCCGCTGAACTGTGGACGGATACCAAAAAGCGTCAGGGATAAGGGACTCAAGGACACGGAGTCGAAGAAAACCGACGTCGAGAGCGGGCAAGATAAAGTGAGCGGGCAAGGTAAAGTGAGCAGCGAGCCGGCGGCACAGACTGCCGAAGAACCTATATACGAAGAACCTCCAGCGGAACCGTGA